The genomic stretch AAGGGGTTGGGGATCATCGTGGTCTCCTCGTATCTGCCGGAGCTACTGGGGCTCGCAGATCGCATCCTCGTGCTGCGCGACGGGGCGGTCGCGGGCGAGCTTCCGGGATCCGCCACCGAAGAGGACGTGCTCCACCTGGCAAGCGGTACCGGAGGCGCGGAGACCTCCGCGGCACCAGAAGAGCCGCCGTCTCCGGGCGAGACTCCATCCGTCCCGGGCGAGATCCCAGCACCTCGGAGCGGGACTTCACCGGCCTCGGACACGGGAGTCTCGACGCCACCGACCCCAGACGACCCAGGAGAGGTGAGCCGAGATGCCTAAGCTGATCTGGCGTGAGCCAATCGAGACCACGACGATCGTCAACAGGCCAGCCGGCGGTGCGGAAGCGGGACTGAAAACGGTGCCGACGCCCGGGGAGACGCCCCAGCTGAAGACCGAGGCCAGGCGACGGGTCCTCACGCTGGGGGACATCGCGGGACGAGAGAGCGGCGGCCTCGTCGTACTGCTCGTGGCAGTCGGCGCCCTCACCCTCGCCAGCGACGAGTTCCTCACCGCCAACAACCTGGCCAACCTCGCCCGGCAGGTCGCGATCTTCGGGATCATCGCGGTCGGCCAGCTCTTGGTCATCCTGACCGCCGGAATCGACCTGTCGGTCGGGTCGGTCCTCGGTTTGTCAGGTGCTTCCACCGCACAGCTCCTGGTCGCCGGCATGCCGATCTTGCCGTCGATCCTGCTCGGGGTGGGGATCGGCACCGGACTCGGGATCGTCAACGGCCTGCTGGTTACCCGAGCCCTGCTGCCACCGTTCATCGCGACCCTGGGCATGCTCGGCATCGCCCGCGGAATGGTCCTGCTCAGTACCGACGCCCAAACCATCCAGGGCGTGCCGGAGGCATTCCAGATCATTGCCA from Nonomuraea polychroma encodes the following:
- a CDS encoding ABC transporter permease; the protein is MPKLIWREPIETTTIVNRPAGGAEAGLKTVPTPGETPQLKTEARRRVLTLGDIAGRESGGLVVLLVAVGALTLASDEFLTANNLANLARQVAIFGIIAVGQLLVILTAGIDLSVGSVLGLSGASTAQLLVAGMPILPSILLGVGIGTGLGIVNGLLVTRALLPPFIATLGMLGIARGMVLLSTDAQTIQGVPEAFQIIANGTILGIPNLLIIAVAVTAVMWFALTRTVFGRYIYAVGSNPESARLAGVPVRLVTISVYMISGTLAGLGGVLLASRLGAGIPTAGTGFELSAIAACVIGGASLFGAKGSAIGAFTGALIMGVLNNGGNLLAINAFYLQIAIGVLILVAVGFDQLNARRSAASG